The following coding sequences are from one Triticum aestivum cultivar Chinese Spring chromosome 5A, IWGSC CS RefSeq v2.1, whole genome shotgun sequence window:
- the LOC123103792 gene encoding alanine aminotransferase 2 — MSYNKTASITAETINPKVKIFDYEPCGEIARHAERLEQEMEKSPGSRPFPEITYCNLGNPQALGQRPITFFREVLSLCDNPALLRRDETRMLFSPCAINRARKIIESMPGRNSGAYTNSQGIRSLREAVASGIAARDGFPSRPEDIFLTDGASSAINLSMQILIRSQEDGVLCPLPEYPLYSASIILHGGTMVPYNLSEDGDWGLEIFEVKRCLEEARIAGLTVRAMVIINPGNPTGQVLSITNQEEIVEFCRKEGLVMLADEVYQDNVYVEDRKFHSFKKVARSLGYDENDISIVSFHSVSMGFSGECGRRGGYMEICGFGDDVMGEIRKVASVTLCPNIGGQILTSLAMDPPKLGDGCFENFMAEKEDIRLSLAKRAKTLSSAFSSLEGMTCNKVEGAIYAFPRIHLPAAAIKAAKAEGVSPDMFYACRLLDATGIAVVPGSGFHQVSGRNKATGTCHIRCTILPGEEKIKEMIPRLKEFHESFMNEFRDRS; from the exons atgTCGTACAACAAGACCGCCTCCATCACCGCCGAGACCATAAACCCCAAG GTGAAGATCTTCGACTACGAGCCCTGCGGGGAGATCGCCAGGCACGCAGAG CGGTTGGAGCAGGAGATGGAGAAGAGCCCCGGTTCTCGCCCTTTCCCAGAG ATAACATACTGCAACCTTGGGAACCCCCAGGCTCTCGGCCAGCGACCCATAACCTTCTTCCGTGAG GTTCTTTCCCTGTGCGACAATCCAGCTCTCCTGCGCAGGGATGAAACTCGTATGCTATTCAG CCCATGTGCCATAAATAGAGCGCGGAAGATTATTGAGTCCATGCCTGGCAGAAACTCCGGTGCATATACTAACAGTCAG GGAATCAGAAGTTTGCGCGAAGCAGTCGCAAGTGGAATCGCTGCAAGAGATGGTTTTCCATCAAGACCAGAAGACATCTTTCTGACAGATGGAGCGAGTTCAGCC ATTAATTTGAGTATGCAGATACTCATTAGGTCCCAAGAAGATGGCGTTTTATGCCCTTTACCTGAATATCCGTTATACTCGGCGTCCATTATACTTCATGGTGGGACTATG GTGCCATACAATCTTAGTGAGGACGGTGATTGGGGGCTTGAGATCTTCGAAGTAAAGAGGTGCTTGGAGGAGGCACGCATCGCAGGTTTGACTGTTCGGGCTATGGTGATCATAAACCCCGGAAATCCGACGGGACAG GTACTGTCTATCACCAACCAGGAGGAGATAGTAGAATTTTGTCGGAAAGAAGGTTTGGTTATGCTTGCCGATGAG GTATACCAAGATAACGTCTATGTGGAGGATAGGAAATTTCATTCTTTCAAGAAAGTAGCCAGATCACTTGGGTATGACGAGAATGACATCTCCATAGTGTCATTTCACTCAGTCTCAATGG GGTTCTCTGGAGAATGTGGCAGAAGGGGAGGCTACATGGAGATATGTGGTTTTGGAGATGATGTGATGGGTGAGATTCGCAAAGTGGCTTCCGTGACTCTTTGCCCCAACATAGGTGGTCAAATTCTTACTAGCCTTGCTATGGATCCACCGAAG CTGGGAGATGGTTGTTTTGAGAATTTTATGGCTGAAAAGGAAGACATCCGTTTATCTCTCGCCAAGCGCGCCAAG ACCTTGTCGAGCGCATTCAGCAGCCTGGAGGGAATGACCTGCAACAAAGTAGAAGGTGCAATCTACGCCTTCCCACGGATCCACCTCCCTGCAGCGGCGatcaaagccgccaaggccgagggcGTGTCCCCAGACATGTTCTACGCGTGCCGCCTTCTCGACGCCACCGGGATCGCCGTCGTCCCTGGCTCTGGATTCCACCAG